Below is a genomic region from Pseudomonas extremaustralis.
GCGATGCTGTAGCCTTCAAACGCGGTTTGGCGTTGCAGGGCAGTGATCACGGTCTTGCGGTTCAGTGGCTGTTCGGTGCCGGCGTTATCCACGAAACTCTCGACTTCCAGCTCCGCCTCATCGCCTTCACCCACAAAACTGAAACCGAGGAACTCGAACGCCTCGCGATCAACGTTGAGTTTGGCGCGTGGCGTGCGCAGTGGCAGGGTGACGCTGATCCCGTCTTTGCTGATCACAAACACTTCGGCGTCTTTCTTGGCCCGCGATGCCTTGCTCTTGCCGGCGCTGGGGTTGCTGATGGCCTGGTGCGACTGGTTCAGCACTTTCAAGGCCAGGCCGTAGACCAGTTCCTGAAACTGCGGGTCGTCCTTGAAGCTGGAGAGGATGCGGCTGATGGAGAACTTGCTGCTCAGGTCTTCCAGGGCTGCGTTGTCAGCCGCCTCGGCGTCCTTGAGTTGCTTGAGTTGGCCCATCAGGTCGTAGGCGGTGTCGTCGTCGAAGGCATCGTGGGCCTGGCGGATGGCGACGCGCAGTTCGCGGATCTGGTCGCTTTCCTTGGAGGTGTGGAACGCGTCCAGCACCATCTCGCTGATGATCTTGGCCGCTGGCAGATGCTGTGAAAGATTGATGGCGTTTTCGTATTCAGCTTTGGATTGCAAAGCGACGACGGATTCTTCGGTGTTGTAGGAATCAGACATTGAAATTTCACTACTTCAGTAAACGAGGACAAAAAAGCGTCGGGCATTTTCAGGGGGGAGGGTGATCAGGTCAAGGCAGCACACCGCCCCGCCCGGAAAACAGACCTACGGTAAGTCCCCGACGTGGCCTCAGCGGGTCAATTGCCTCAGGCACGCTTCCAGGATGTCCAAGCCTTCTTCCAGTACCGTCGGTTCAATGGTCAGCGGTGCCAGCAGGCGCACGATATGTCGCGACTTGCCGCTGGGCATCAGCAGCAGACCGGCGTCCCGCGCAAGGCTGAGCAACTGGGTCAGTTGTTGCGGCGCAGGCGTGCCGTCGGCGTTGGCCAGTTCGATACCGCGCATGGCGCCGACGCCAGTGAGGCGGCCCAGGAAAGGCGACAGGCCTTGTGCGCGCCAGCGTTCATAGCGGCCGACGATCAGGTCTTCCTGCTGCGCGCCCCAGGCTTGCAAATGTTCGTCTGTCATCACCTCAAGGGTGGCCAGCGCCGCCGCACAGGCGATGGGGTTGCCGGAGTAAGTGCCGCCCAGGCCACCTTTGGGCAGGTTGTCCATCAGTGCCTTGCGCCCGACCACCGCCCCCAGCGGCACACCGCCGGCGATGCTTTTACCGAGCAGGATCAAGTCGGGCTCGATGCCCAGGCGCGAGAAGGCAAAACGCTGGCCGGTGCGACCGAAACCGGACTGGATTTCATCGGCGATCAGCAGGATGTTGTTCTCATCGCAAACGCGGCGCAAAGCTTGGGCGAACGCAATATCCAGGGCCAGGAACCCGCCTTCGCCCTGCACCGGTTCGAGGATGAAACAGGCGACATCGTTGACGTCGATTTCCACGCTGAACAGGCGGTCCATGGCCTTCAACGCTTCGGCGCAGGTCACGCCGTTATCGGCGCTGGGGTACGGCAGGTGATACACCGGGCCAGGCAGGACGCCGATCTTTTGTTTGTAGGGCGCGACCTTGCCATTGAGGTTCAAGGTGGCCAGGGTGCGCCCGTGGAAGGCCCCGTCAAACGCGATCACAGCGGTGCGGCCGGTGGCGCCACGGACGATTTTCAAGGCATTTTCCGCCGCTTCCGCGCCGCTGTTGGTGAGCATGCCGCTGACCGGGTAATCCACCGGGATAAACGCGGTCAGGCGTTCCATCAGCTTGATGTAGGGCACATGCGGCGCGGCGTTGAAGGCGTAGTGGGTCAGTTGGGTGGCCTGTTCACGAATCGCCGCCACCACGGCCGGGTGGCAATGGCCGAGGTTGAGCACACCGATGCCCCCGACAAAGTCGATATAGCGTTTACCCGTGGTATCCCAGACCTCGGCGTTTTTACCGTGGCTGAGGCTGATGGGGTGAACGATGGAAATCGACTGGCTGATGGTTTCGCGGCTCATGAATCTCGGACTCGGCGGTGGCGGGCGGGTTTTTATCTAAGCCGTGTGCCGGGTCTTGGGGCAAACGAAATAAAGTCGCCGGGTCATTCCAAATCGGAAGGAGCCCACATGCAATGCCATCACCGTCGGCGCTGGAGGGTTATTCCGATACCCGTGCCTTGCCCGCCGCCTTGGCGCGATACAGGGCCTGATCGGCACGGGTCATGAGGTCTACGGCGGTTTCGTCCGCTTGGCGTTCGGCCACACCCAGGCTCAGCGTGACGCTGAAACCGTCCCTCGCCGGAGGGGCCCTCAGGGTCTGGCAGATATGCTCGGCTAGCGCCCTGGCTTCCGCCAACGAGGTTTTGGGCAGGACCAGCATAAATTCATCGCCCCCCCAGCGCGCCAACAGGTCACCGGCGCGGATGCAGCCTTCCAGACGCTCCACCACGCGCACCAGGGTCTGGTCCCCCGCGCCGTGGCCATAACGGTCGTTGATCGGCTTGAAGTCATCGATATCCATGGCGATCAGTGCCAGCGGCAGGCGAAAGCGCTGGGCGCGGTCGCATTCTTCCAGCAGCACGCGTTCCAGGCGGTAACGGTTGGCGACCAGGGTCAAGGCGTCCCGCTCGGCCAGCGAGCGGTTTTCGTCCAACTGTAATTGCAACTGCTGATTGACCCGCGACAGTTCACGGGTGCGCTCGGCCACCAGCGCTTCAAGGGATTGATTGCGCCGCTCCAGTTGCTCGACCGAGCATTTGCGCAGGTGAATATCGCGGTGGGCCCCCACCATCCGCGCCACCGAACCGTCGGCGTTGCGCGCAATCACGTAGCCCCGGTCTTCGACCCACAGGTAGCTGCCGTCTTGTTTGCGGCAGCGGTATTCGGCTTGGTAATGGGGGGCGCGGCGGTGGATATAGTCATCGAACAGCGCCATCACCTGAGGGTAATCGTCTGGATGGATCACGCTTTCCCAGGTGAACACGCTGTTCTCCAGAGAGTGGCGAGGATAGCCGAGCATCTCGTACCAGCCCGGGTTGCGGTAGACGAAGCCGGTATTGGCGTTCCAATCCCAGATGCCATCGCTGACCAATTCCAGAATGGTATGCAGCATGTCGGCGTTGAGGTGGGAAAACTCATGGTGCAGTGGGGTGTTTCCGGAGGGGGCGTCCATCCGCGTGCTCCTTGCAGGGGCCGGTATCGAAGGCCGGCCAATAGTGAAGCCGATACTCCGCGGCTGGGGCTACTGTACAACGCTCGGGTGTGGGCGTTGAAGGGCACGGATGTACGGCATCATGGTGGCAATAGGCTATTTTTGCGGCGCCACCATCCGCGTCTTAGCCCTGCCGTCCGCGTTGTGCTGGTAGATCGCTTCCGGCTGGCCCTGTTGGTTGAAAAACACCTGGCCGATGCCTGCCGAGTTCCATAAGCGTTCGCCGGCCTGGGCATGCTCGGGAATGTGCGGCACCACTTGCATGGTGCGCCGGCGAGTGAAGCCATTGAGGGGCGAGCGGGGCGAGTAGAGCCAGCGGTTGAGGCGGTCGAACCATTCCAGCAGGCGCGGGGGGAATTCGTTCTTGATGCCGCTGCTGGTGATTTGCCAGATGCGTGGCCCGGCGTTGCGATGGCGGATCAGCACTTCGTAGACGAACGAGTAGTGCACATCGCCCGACAGGATCACGTAGTTCCCCGGCGTGCGCGAGTGCCGGAAGATATTGAGGATCACCCGGGCGGCGCCGCGATGGGCCATCCAGTTTTCCGCGTCCACCAGTAGCGGATAGCCGCACCAACTGAACACCTTCTGCACCGTCTCGATCAGCTTGACGCCAAACACCGGCGCCGGCGAGACGATGATGGCCGAAGGGTGATCCAGCAGCGCCTGCTGCAGTTCGCACAAGGCTTCCCAGTCCAGCAGGCCAGAGGGTTGCTTGAGGGTGAACTCGTTGCGCCAGCGCCGGGTGCGGGTGTCGAGCACCACCAGGGCGGGCGTGGTGGGCAGCACGTAATGCCACTGCTGGAATTTCAGTAGCGCCTCGAGCAACTCATCCTGCGCGGATGCCTCCAGCGCGTTGGCCTGGGCGCCGGTGGTCAGGGACTGGGTCTGGCTCACCAGTTCGCCAAACCCATCCGGCTGGTTCCCCCAGCCCTGGCACAGCAGATAAGCCAGCAGGGCGTTGCCGATGATGCGTTTGGAGAAGGGATGGCCATAGGCGGTCTGTTCCCATTGGGCGCTGAGGTTCCAGTCGTCGGTGATGTCGTGATCGTCAAAGATCATCAAGGTCGACAGGTGGGCCAATACCCGCGCAACGCCGGACAGGCCATCGCGAAACCGATCGACCTGCACCTGTTCGCGGGCATAGCGCTGCCCCTCTTCGGCGCTCAAGACGGGTGCCTGTGGCGTGATCAGCCCCCAGGGCGTGGGCGACCACACCAGCAGGTACATCGCGATGACTTCGGCAAAGGTAACCAGGTGATTGTCGGCGGTGCTGCTGGTGAAGATCGGTTTTTTCACGCCGCCGAAAAAGCGCTCGCGCAAAGTCTCGTTGCTGTCCAGCGCCGGCAGCAGATCGACACGATGGTAGTAGCTGGCGCGGTGCCCGTAGAGGCTGGCGCTGTCGCCCACTACGGCGCCTTCCAGGTGTTCATCGAACAGGCCCAGACGGTCGATCAGCGCATGGATCGCCCGTAGCATGGGGCCGGCGACATCGTCGGCATACACCTGGTCGCCACTCATCAGCAGCAGGGCCGGGCGTTGCTCGGCGAGAGGAGCGTCGGCCAACAGGCGGTCGACGCACAGCAGGCCATCGGCGGCAGGGTGGTGCGGTTTGCGGCAGGAACCGTGCACCAATTGATGAATGCGCCGGTGCAGCACAAAGCTGGGGCGTTGGGCGTTGCCATACAACAGGTGCGGCGCCCACTCGGCAATGGGACTGGCGTCGACCAGCAGGTCATAGTCGATCACCACGTCCTGGGGCAGGGCGTCGTCCAGCGGTACGTCGATCAGGTGGATAAACGCCTCGCGGCCTACCGGCACGACCGTGCACTGGCCCTGGTCCAACGCTATCGCCAGGGACTGTCCGGCGAACCGCAGCTTGAGGGTCAACGTCAGTTCTCGGCTGCCCACCAGCCACAACACCAGGCGCCGGGGTTCCAGGCGGCGTAGCAGCGGGCCGGCAAGTACGGCGGGCAGTGTGTCGGGGAATGGCATGCAGGCAAGGGCTCCGGGCGGGACCAAAGCGAACACTCTAGCGCAATGGGTGTCAGTGTTTTGTTAAGGCCCCTGAAGATGCGAAGGGCCGTGCACAGCCCTTCGCATCATCGGTCAGAGCAGTCGGCCGCCGCCCAGGCTGTCCAGCCCGCCGGTATTGCGGTGCCGGTCATTCGCCGCCGGGCCGCCGAACTCGATGGAGGACGGTTGTGCGGGCGTCGGCTCGATGCTGCGTTTCTTGCGGGAATGGGTGGCGTCATCCTGCTGGATTGCGGCGGATGGAAACGTCACGGGTGTGTGATGGATGGCATTGATCATGGAAAGATTCCTCTTTGAGTTGTGCGCCTCACGTGAGTGTGAAGCGCAGCCAAACCTACAAAGGAGCGAGGGCGGCGAGCTATAAACACCTCTGGGCAAATTATGACAAGCGCACGGGATGCGCCGCTCAAGCAGCTTGGTCACGGCCGTCGGTATAACGGGCAACATCGCGCCGGCCGTGTCTTCCAGCAGCAACGCCGCTCGGTTTGGTGCGCGCCGGATGCGTAATGCGCTGTAGTAATCCGGTTGCTTGCTGCCCGCATGTCCGGCGCCTCAGGTGTGCGACTCCTCCATCACTTTCGGCACCGTAAAGCGGAATTCACTGCCACGCCCCAGCTCACTTTCCGCCACGATCCTGCCGCCATGGGCCTGTACGATGCCTTGGGTGATATACAGGCCCAGGCCGCTGCCCGTGGGGTTGTTTTCGGTCTGGGTCCAGTAGCGATCAAACACGTGGGGCAGTTGCTCCGGGGCAATGCCTTCGCCGGAATCGCGCACCGAAAACACGATCTCCTCGCCGTTGCTCATGGCGCTGATCCCGATGTTGCCCTGTCGCGGGGTGAACTTGATGGCGTTGCCGATCAGGTTCGACAGCACTTGGAACAAGCGCTCCGGGTCGCCATTGATCTGCAGGCCGGGTTCGGCGTTGAACGACAAATCGATGCCTTTCTCCAGCGCCAGCGGTGCCAGCAGGGAATACGCTTCCTCGAACATCTGGCTTACATCCAGCGCCACCGGCTTGACCATGTAGCGTCCGGCTTCGATTTTCGAGGTGTCGAGCAAGTCTTCCAGCAGCACGTTCATGCGCGCGGCCGCCTGTTGCATGGTGTCGATGGCCGAGGAAATGCGCCGCGAGGTGTGTGGGCCGTCGGAACTGAAGGCTTTTTGCATCATGCCGCACAGCATGGAAATCACGGTCATCGGGTTGCGCAGGTCGTGGGACACCACCGCCACCAGCTCATCGCGCGCGCGCATGGCTTGTTGCTCGCGCAGTACCTGGCGGGCCAGGTCGTTTTCCAGGGCCGAGCGGCGCAGGTCGTTGGCGGCGAAGCGGTCGCCGTGGCTCCACTGGGTCGAGATGCCGGCCATTTCCACTTTCCAGATTTCAAACGACGTGCGTGGGCGCAGACGCAGGCCGGCGTCGGAGCTTTCCAGGGCCAAGGGCTTTTTCGGGTCGCCGCTCCAGTGGATGTTCTCTTTCGCTTCCGGGCGGAACCACAGCACGCCGTTATCCACAGGCTTTGGCAGGCTCATGGCCAGGACGCCGCTGGCCACCCGCTGAAACTCGGCGCCCGGCGGATAGACCGATGCCAGGTTATGGCTGGAAAACACCGGCTCGCCGCTGTCTTGCAGCCACTTGTGCAGGGCGCGGATCTGCGCCGGCTCCGGGCAGTTGCCGTAGCGGTGCAGCTGTTTGTCTTCGATGATCGCCACG
It encodes:
- a CDS encoding diguanylate cyclase domain-containing protein — its product is MDAPSGNTPLHHEFSHLNADMLHTILELVSDGIWDWNANTGFVYRNPGWYEMLGYPRHSLENSVFTWESVIHPDDYPQVMALFDDYIHRRAPHYQAEYRCRKQDGSYLWVEDRGYVIARNADGSVARMVGAHRDIHLRKCSVEQLERRNQSLEALVAERTRELSRVNQQLQLQLDENRSLAERDALTLVANRYRLERVLLEECDRAQRFRLPLALIAMDIDDFKPINDRYGHGAGDQTLVRVVERLEGCIRAGDLLARWGGDEFMLVLPKTSLAEARALAEHICQTLRAPPARDGFSVTLSLGVAERQADETAVDLMTRADQALYRAKAAGKARVSE
- a CDS encoding 2-aminoadipate transaminase, producing MSRETISQSISIVHPISLSHGKNAEVWDTTGKRYIDFVGGIGVLNLGHCHPAVVAAIREQATQLTHYAFNAAPHVPYIKLMERLTAFIPVDYPVSGMLTNSGAEAAENALKIVRGATGRTAVIAFDGAFHGRTLATLNLNGKVAPYKQKIGVLPGPVYHLPYPSADNGVTCAEALKAMDRLFSVEIDVNDVACFILEPVQGEGGFLALDIAFAQALRRVCDENNILLIADEIQSGFGRTGQRFAFSRLGIEPDLILLGKSIAGGVPLGAVVGRKALMDNLPKGGLGGTYSGNPIACAAALATLEVMTDEHLQAWGAQQEDLIVGRYERWRAQGLSPFLGRLTGVGAMRGIELANADGTPAPQQLTQLLSLARDAGLLLMPSGKSRHIVRLLAPLTIEPTVLEEGLDILEACLRQLTR
- a CDS encoding ATP-binding protein, producing MKPEDFEELLANCADEPIRFPGAIQPHGVLLTLSEPDLHILQVSANVAALFNNTAESLLGQPLHTLIGVEHAEVVHAIAEGDTFSEAAPLHVTLNGRDFEGLLHRHQQVLVLEFEPRLKDFRPRVLKGRTSDLGKMLQRLQAAKTLQALYEISVTEIQAMTGYDRVLIYRFEEEGHGQVIAEASAPSMERFNGLFFPASDIPEQARELYRTNWLRIIPNAAYEPVPLVPKLRPDTGQPLDLSFSTLRSVSPVHCQYMQNMGVLSSMSISLMKGDKLWGLISCGNREPLMVPHDLRVACQTIGQVLSLQISAMEALDLSRQREEKLETLAQLDQAMKASEHSVFDGLAQQPRLLMDLTVSGGVAIIEDKQLHRYGNCPEPAQIRALHKWLQDSGEPVFSSHNLASVYPPGAEFQRVASGVLAMSLPKPVDNGVLWFRPEAKENIHWSGDPKKPLALESSDAGLRLRPRTSFEIWKVEMAGISTQWSHGDRFAANDLRRSALENDLARQVLREQQAMRARDELVAVVSHDLRNPMTVISMLCGMMQKAFSSDGPHTSRRISSAIDTMQQAAARMNVLLEDLLDTSKIEAGRYMVKPVALDVSQMFEEAYSLLAPLALEKGIDLSFNAEPGLQINGDPERLFQVLSNLIGNAIKFTPRQGNIGISAMSNGEEIVFSVRDSGEGIAPEQLPHVFDRYWTQTENNPTGSGLGLYITQGIVQAHGGRIVAESELGRGSEFRFTVPKVMEESHT
- a CDS encoding metallophosphoesterase family protein — its product is MPFPDTLPAVLAGPLLRRLEPRRLVLWLVGSRELTLTLKLRFAGQSLAIALDQGQCTVVPVGREAFIHLIDVPLDDALPQDVVIDYDLLVDASPIAEWAPHLLYGNAQRPSFVLHRRIHQLVHGSCRKPHHPAADGLLCVDRLLADAPLAEQRPALLLMSGDQVYADDVAGPMLRAIHALIDRLGLFDEHLEGAVVGDSASLYGHRASYYHRVDLLPALDSNETLRERFFGGVKKPIFTSSTADNHLVTFAEVIAMYLLVWSPTPWGLITPQAPVLSAEEGQRYAREQVQVDRFRDGLSGVARVLAHLSTLMIFDDHDITDDWNLSAQWEQTAYGHPFSKRIIGNALLAYLLCQGWGNQPDGFGELVSQTQSLTTGAQANALEASAQDELLEALLKFQQWHYVLPTTPALVVLDTRTRRWRNEFTLKQPSGLLDWEALCELQQALLDHPSAIIVSPAPVFGVKLIETVQKVFSWCGYPLLVDAENWMAHRGAARVILNIFRHSRTPGNYVILSGDVHYSFVYEVLIRHRNAGPRIWQITSSGIKNEFPPRLLEWFDRLNRWLYSPRSPLNGFTRRRTMQVVPHIPEHAQAGERLWNSAGIGQVFFNQQGQPEAIYQHNADGRAKTRMVAPQK